A stretch of Rhinoderma darwinii isolate aRhiDar2 chromosome 4, aRhiDar2.hap1, whole genome shotgun sequence DNA encodes these proteins:
- the LOC142761178 gene encoding histone H3-like centromeric protein A translates to MKPPQKSSSRRKSAQPQKKPAAPPQSPPSSGETSHRPSTQRRRRYRPGARALMEIRKYQKSTNLLIQKTPFFRLVREICLKYSRGVFYYWQSTALMALQESAEDFLVSLFEDSYLFSHQANRGTLFVKDMQLARRIRGIPYEL, encoded by the exons atgaaaccaccccagaaaagctcgtcccgcaggaagtcggcgcagccgcagaagaaacctgcagctcctcctcaatctccgccaa gtagtggggaaacaagtcacagaccgagcacgcaacgaagaagacgctaccgcccaggagcccgtgcgctgatggaaataagaaagtaccaaaaatcaaccaatctgctcattcagaaaaccccgtttttccgcctg gtgagagagatctgcctgaagtattcccgcggcgtgttttactactggcaaagcaccgcacttatggcgctacaagag tcagctgaggacttcctcgtgagtctctttgaagattcttacctcttcagtcaccaggccaataggggcactctctttgtgaaggacatgcagctcgcacggagaatccgaggcatcccgtatgaactgtga